The sequence below is a genomic window from Oreochromis niloticus isolate F11D_XX linkage group LG3, O_niloticus_UMD_NMBU, whole genome shotgun sequence.
aggcagttttgaatcctgctgtgctcaacttacccacattgtcaagttcacataagtttctgatttagctggacatgagttttcaagttagctttttttggtgtaattgggacgtttttaacttgtaattctatgttataacaacaacttcagtcatctatcgtcaaactgatatagaataatatgttgaaataacaaacatctagaattacattttacagtgaacCTTCTGGttagtagctgatctgctctaccaccagagccacagccaccccaagCTGCAACCCCGAAATGATGCAAGTTATGTAACCACAGTTTCTACAATCGCTCATCATCAAGTCTTCTCTCTCTGCCAGTCTCATCTTCATCTCAGTGAGTCATTAAGAGGGTCTACAATGAAGTTATAGCAACTACTGTGTGTTCTAAGTTTTGCTTACTCCTTACATGTGGCCAGCGAGGTGGATCTGTGCCTGAATCAAACCTTATTTAAAGTAGAAACAGGTTTCATAAATAGTTTCATGACACCAAAAATAGAATTCAACTTCCTCTGTCAACTGAAGagcaggtgaactgaactttcAACTACAACCTTCGTCTCTTTTGGtcttgcagtttttaaaaactgtagGTAAAGATGTGAATTTTCAGATTTAGTATCAACAGTTTTTGGACAAACTTGTCTTCAATGCAAGCACAGCACAGCTTACACCTCCTGAATTGCTTAATGGTTTGCCAGAATCAGTCTAAAAGTTTtatgtgcattttatttattaggtCTGTTGATTTTTATCAATACCGTTCCTATTGTTggcatgaaagttaaaatataatCTAATATTTTTAAACTGAAGTGGAATAACACCTCACCAGTCTTTTTCTGAGAGAGGCAGAGGCTTTAAACTTTACTGAAGTCACTTTTGTAATTTGTATATATAAAGTTTGGCAAGATATGGTGGTgcagtgtttcctgtttaatAACAGTTGGCTTTGTAGTAAGTAGTGATGGACTCACCCAATATACAGTATCGGTATTGGTCTGATCCTGACCTACATGATGGGTCGGAAATCGAAGAGAACTAAAAAAtataatccgatccattaaatatcacaaaagcacctcaaAAAAATGTGACATGGCATAACCCAGCTCATGACCTTAGGACATCGGAGCAGTATACGTCATGTAGTGGCTGTGGTGTGCGAGATCTGTTGTAAGTCTAGAGTTAGTTCACACTGAaagcatttggagcctcgctacgtGCTTCCAAACCAGCATTTTAAGctatcccagagaagtaaagcaagtgtgttcatttctgaatgtttgtaaagcattccaacATTAAGCTTTGCCAGTAATATATGGAGCTCGGACATCTGTGCATTGCCATGGCTAAGTCTGACTCTACAACAGATAGACTCAAGTTTTACTTTGCAAAACGCAGTGTTGCAGGCTAAACTGTTTtgtcgttaaaaaaaaaataaaaataaaaaacatgaaaaacacttttttcataCTTGTGTTAAgttttgtataaaaattacaaaaaatttGGTCTCAGGTTAAATGTGatagaaacagcttacactgacATCCATCTTGATAAAATATGAGTGTCATGAAAAcgtgtttgcatttatttgcactgctttcCACTCTGGATGTCTATTTATGTTAAACTTTAAGTATCAAAGGGTCCATTCtacagtctttttctttttaagtttttaaatataaacattattttgtgCTGATATTGAACTTTTTTTCAGAACCAAAGAGTTTTTGAAATCTGTAAAAAATTCCAtttaatttgctttttgaaTACTACTTTAGATTTAAAGTTCtgctaaaagtttaaataaaaagatcagtattgctgaactgtgaaatatttggggtgcagtgtatttttggCACAAAGGTATAATAGAAtagctttattatttttttaacttgagtatGACCTATTCAGAATGTACAGCCTGTCACCTTTTCAAAGCTATTATAGGTTCAGAGAAAGTGTTTGTTTTAGAAATATAAAGTATAGCAACACCTTAAGATGTTTCTGAGAAACTGAATTACCCAAAATGTGCTGAACTGCATTCCAGTCAAAGACTTGTTACTGGGCTTGCGTGTGTATCAGAGATGGAAAATATTTGCATGTCTCTTAAAGTCAGGACACATGCGTCACATGACATTCCTCCTGTCAAATAAAAAGGAGGAATGTCACAAACCAATTCCACAATACGGAGCACCCCACAGAAATGTTGCAGGTAGTTTTTTGGTCTGTATCCATTCCTGTCTATTGAGCTGAATATAGATGTAATGAAAACAGCATGTActgtattttccgcactataaggtgcacataaaatcctttaattttctcaaaaattgacagtgtgccttatgtatgaattctgtttgtcctggttgtgcttactgaccttgaaccaaCTGCatgtggtacacggcactcaaaaatctgccaaaacttgttttagtacaactttggtaagctacgaagccacaccgcttgatggattgttggagcattacgactactgtagtcaggagcctcgcagagtaatctggatccaaaactccgtccgcttcagtTCCCAAAGTAAAATGAACCTTCGGCATccctgagagttaaaaactgtgtaaattctttcatctttaataaagtgatcagtgttgctgctttaccaggtgtaacaattaagtttaacatccaggaatccataaaaatagaatttatgaaatttaacagagtttgAAGTTAGCAAGACGTTAGCTTCTACTTTGCACAGAATTACCATCAAAGAataattagaattagaattagaattcaactttattgtcattgcacatgtcacaggtacagggcaacgaaatgcagtttgcatccatccagaaagtgcttcagtcgtgatatagatatattacaatatatattagcaataatagagatgtgtaagtatattacagaaatgggtctattatggtatgttataatgtacacagtgtgaagtatgttatgaatattctataactataagtatgtacaggctgtagtgagtacaagctatgtacaggctatgaacaggatataaatatgaaataaaaactatacagaaatctgagatatacagttatacagaatgtgaactatgtaagttataaacagttgtgggattaaaattatcgtatgtacagaatgattatctacacagaactatacagtagtggtaaagtgctagtggttgtgggtgtgtgtatgttcagtccatgagtttaacgtgggtcagatgtcaggaggcagagttcaggagtctgacagctgtggggaagaagctgttccggtacctggtggtcttagtccggaggctcctgtagcgcctcccagagggcaggagggtgaagagtctatgtgatgggtgactggggtctttgatgattttcccagcccttttcagacaccgcttcctgtagatgtcctttatggcaggaagtggtgctccggcgatgcgctgggcagttttcacgaccctctgcaacgccttccggtccgaggcagagcagttcccgtaccagactgttatacagttggtcaggaatAAAAATGTGATCTCTATTTCTCTATTATATcaacaatcatagatgtttacatcagcgctgtaactgcaataagttaatcaaccgattcgcactacaacctggtttgcctcttatctgtagttatttatatttaacttaataactgtacagtactctgtatatagtagccattgtccttaatgtaaatatgtaagaaaaattgggtatgtttctgttctgtgtcctgtgtactgtttgttgtatatgtgtctttctggctgctgttacaaccaaatttccccttgtgggacaattaaaggattattctgtTCTTCTATTCTATTTGTACATATTTTTTATGCTCTATGCCAAGTGTGGCAGTGTGTGAGTCAAGGAAGTTGGCAATATAAAGAGTGTATATATATTAAACACACACTTCAAAGTTCTATTGATAGGGTGTTATTTACTACTGACACTCACTTTATGATGCTTGTGatataaaatgttcattaaaaTAGACTGTATGGAAAGAAACCACATGCAAGGAGGTATGTTATAAATAATCAATCAATGATCAGTGTAACAAAGAAAACCATTGTAAAAATACAAGGCAATGCACTGTAATTTACAGTCACCAATACATGGTACATAACGAACAGCAACTAGTAATCCAACAGCTGACATACAGTAAAAAAACTACTACCACTAcactacctgtgtgtgtgtgtgtgtgtgtgtatacacacatgTAGATGTAGATGTATACACAGGTGTGTGTATACATCTAcatctatacatatatatatatatatatatatatgtacatatatagacTGAACTTAGTTCAACAGTCATCGTTTCTCTAGCAGAACAAAACTCAGGGCAGAATCACTGTGGAACCAGGAAAGACTGCAAATCCGGGATAAAGAGGATCAGTGAATCTGGTTTTGAatgtgtggaggtggatcagagtgtcagaggaaacactgaaaaaggacaGAATGCCTGCAGCATaatccacatacactgctactctgttaaATCTGTTGTGGGAGACGATGGGTGTTTCTGTGTTATCGTGCCTCGCAATGACAGAGGATGGACATGTTTTTACTACAAGTGCCCAGGACTGAGAATTTGATCCAAACTCATTGTTACCAGTTATTCCTTTCCTACTGATTCCACTGTAACTGACTGCTATGTAAACATCTCCACTCCACTTGACCTCCCAGTAATGTCGATCAGTCAGACCGTTtatacacagcagctgaggagaATGAAATCCGCGTCTGTGGAAATGATGTAGGTTATGTCCCCCCACATAGGTCACCGTCTTGTTTCCGTTAGACAGTTGGAGTTTCCTGCTCACTGTTTTTGTGTCGACTGTGAGTTCACAGGaatctgttgaagaaaacaaacacaatccagctgcagttattgatccatcaccTGTTCACCAATTGACACTAGGATAATGACTCCTGATATCAGAGATGTGAATTAGTGATGTTGGTTGAATatgttctgctttgtttccactaatcaaattaaaaacagacttACGCCTCTTTATCTCTGATGTAAGATCTTTGTCTTCCACACTTCCCACTCTGAAAGGAGAAGGGGGGTCAGACAAGCATTctctgttagcatgttaccatGGACATCACACTTATATTGTCATAGACTGATAAGGGAACAGTCTAACATTTTGATAAACCAACATGATTATAGCATCTCTAATGTCTTATCCTGCAATTGTCATGTTTTAGTACCGTTTGAACCAGATTAAAAGAAGAGCTTATTTTTCCTCTGATGAAGCTAGGCTAACAGATTCCAGTCTTTGTGCTAAGCTATGCTAAATACTAATATATTCCTTTGGTCAGAGGGTAATCAATCATTTCATACCTGAGATAACCCAGTTCTTTGCTTGGATCCATAGTCTCTAAATAAACAAGCACAATATACATGAATCAGAATTAGTTTTGGGGTATGTTCACATTTATCTCATAATTTAACTGtttgaaaatgagaaaacataCAAAGGAAGTCAAAGGAGTTGGTCCTCATACTAtatcagctgtgtgaaaacagcagcaaaaacacaaaaagcaaactAAAAATCCATAAACATGGATGAAAAGGTGTCTTTCAGGTTtaggtaattttttttaatgtgttattaTTTAGAATAGGGTCATGGTCCTTGGTTATTATAGTGCACAAATGTTAATATGTCTTTTAAAGCTGGATCTTCTTGGTTGCTACTGTGACACCTGAAGAATCTGGACAAAATATGTACTTTTGAGGCTTGAGACTTTTGAGAATACTTCCTTATGAAAGATAATActtaaatatgcatttttgtAATGTGAATATTTATGTCCatgaacacaaaaacaaaatattgatTGAAAACAAATCTGTCTCATGTTTTGTTTGCAGAGTGTCTAAACCAGCCAacatatgaaatatgaaacatCAGAGAAACTTACAACAGGGATACTGCGTTTTGGTTCTCCTCAGATTCAAGACTTGTGAGCTGGAGGACTCCTCTTCGCCTGAGCTGGAAACAGCTGCTTACTGACTGGCTGACTGACGCTGTCCACGTATTTATAGCTTTAGATGCCGGATGTTTTGCTTTAGTTGTGTCAGTTGTTTGGAATCTGGAATGTCATGTTGATCAGAACAAATTTAATCTCattgttctttgttttctatTATACTGAAAAACATTGTCAGTAACAACGTTAACAAAAAACCTGAATGAACAGAGGAATGAAGCCAGAGTTatcataaataaaaattttCATATAAAACTCCTTTGAGATTTCAACATATGTTGAACCTTGCTGCTTGCAGACTCCTTGTGGTGCCGCCTTGAGCACTTCCTCTGGACCAGGACTCAGGTGCCATGGAAAGTTAAACTTAAAGCACAGTTTTATTGCTGGGAAAACTCTTCAAACGAAAAAAACATCACAGAATAAACCAAAATGAAACTAAACAGTAAACTGGACGCTGGAACCTAAAACTAGGAGACTTGAGGGAACAAAACAAGCAGCTAGAATTTCAGAAGGACATAAGGGGAGAAACACAGCATGGAGAGggtacaacacaacacaacgcaaggaaaacacagggcttaaattaACAAAGAAATGAGACACGAGAAGAGAGCaaagctgggagtaatcaaacATAATGCAACCAAGGGGAAGCAAAAGAACAATGACATGACAAGGGACCatcaaagaaaaactgaaagtaTAACGCTGAGACCTGGACTTAACCCAAAAAAAGGGAACAcggagcacagagacaggagtGACATAAGACACGACTAACTAAGGGAAGAAGATATTATCCATGAAGACTGAAATAAATCTACACTAAACACGAAgacaaaagaacaaaaccaaGAACTAGATTTTAAAGAGTAGAGAGGAACTTCAGAActagaaatacaaaacagaaaccaaaaccatGATGAAATCACAgctcagtaatagtaataataataataataataataataataaaaataataataataataaaaaaaaactgggtCACCGACACAGGACCGTGACATTTTCATGTGAGACTCATAGTCAAACTGTTGTTTGAGTTTGTCAGTACATTCTCAGGCTCCTGTGCAACCTGTTCTACTGTTTACACAGCAATTATGCAGACGGTTCTGGTTTCATTATAATGATATGAATTTTTGTGCATTGATTCTCTTTCAGTTTCACACACTTATCATGTATCCTTCAGACACCCAGTTTAtctgcagtgcatgtgtgacACAAGGCGAAGCAGCCTCATTCCTCAGCTGAGACTCAAACAAGCTGTAATAAACTCTTTGTTCAGCAGTGCTTTATGGAACTGCTTCATCAGCCTGTCATATCTAACATGATCACAGTGAATACTAATAGCGTAGGACTGGGCCTAAAATCTAACTGGGGGAGCCACAGAAAAGCAAGAAATGTGATCAGAAAAAAATTTGTATAATATTGGTCCATTAATATTGATAATCTCTTGGAGGAATTAAAGACacgtttatattttaaaaaaaatcatataatgTAATACAGTTGAATTAATTATAACCAAGATATGGCCTGGAAAAACAtgttaatgtaaaaaatatataaatgaagcAAATATTCTAATCACCGCTGAGTTTTTCTGCCAATTACAACATGAACAGATTTGTGTCAATCTACAGCTCAGCACCACTGCATAAAGTCTGTTCATAGCAGCCTATAAAACACATGAGGGGCGGAGTCTTGCTGTGTGTGTTGAATATGTATTTCTTGCGTATATATTGTCCTTCTGTCTATCATGGACGCAAGTATTGCTACTTGATCTATAAAACAGACTTTAGATCAGGGGACATCTCCTGATCAGGCTGGATTTCTCGGCTGTGCCTCAGATGAAGAGTGAAAAATCTGATTTCCTGTACAAGAGTAAGCTCTGGTAGTCGAGCAGATGGCCCAGGTACTGAAGATCTGCCCTAGATAATTTCCTCTGCGTCATTCTTCTTAACTCGCTTCCCACATTTCTCTCTACTGTCTGCCCTGTCCTATCCAATAAAGATAAAAGGTCTCATGTTCTGAAAAGTCTTCCTCTTCATCAGTTTcaaaatccccccccccccccccccccccccctctaaAATCACTGGCTCTTATTTCCACAATGATGATCAAtaacagacacagaaacaaccCTATTTGGTACTGTAGAAGAAGGCCAGAGTTAAGGGTCACAGCAACTGTACAATTTTAAGATGCAGGTAAGGCTATGTAGAGACAGAAGGCCAGACAttctttatatataaatattcagTTATGATAACTTCTGTTTATTCCAGATGAGCTGTGGCATCATTACTATGTTCATTCAAGTGTTTTGTGAAACCAGTTTGTTAAGATTCCTTcatgaaaaacagcaaaaaagccCAGATAAAATCAGTTTGTTCAACATAACCGACATATAGAACtgacataataaataaaaacaacaacagctgtttACACTGAGTCAGCAGGTGTTTCCAGTTCAAGTCAGCCATCTCTTTTTTCACACCACTCTCTGTAAACTCTAAAGTGACCAGTGAATGGAAAagagaaagcaaaaagaaagaaatttaaacCAAATTATTGAATCGGttttagttgtttgttttttacttagTCACTTCCAGCAaaactctcctcctccttcctttgtgtttagttttggtattatatgcaaaataaataaagtttgaacACATGATAATATGATTgtatacaatgttttggttcttaTTCACTTTGACAAAttgtttaaatgaaagaaaatatagAATTGTGTTTTAAAAGATCAATATCGTAAATTTATGATCTTAATTATGGGCATAGTCAAAATCTTTTGGATCATTAAATGTCAAGCACACACTGTGCTGAATAAAATCTGGTAAATctgttttaaaataatctgcattaCATATTTGCTTTGCACACATAACCTGCTAGCTCACAACACCCCAATGATCAAAACTGAGGCCACTGAGTCCAGCCTCAAAAGAAAGATTGAAGTGTCAGTGAGTAAAGCAGAGTGGAAGTACTCAGTTACCATCAGCAGCCTGAAAGCTTGGACTCTTAGTGTGTATGTTGGCACCTCCTCGTGCAGACGCAGCAGCAGGGGCAGAAATTTATGAGTGAAAGTTCAAGTTAAATTTCTAAAGTCAAAACTGGTTATGAAGAAATCACACCGTTCTAAGAAAATAATATCAGAAGTCCAGTCTGACTCACATGTTCACGAGTTAGTAGTTGATGAAACAATAACACACCTCAGCTTCGTTTTCATCTTAAATTACTGATTGAGACACTG
It includes:
- the LOC106097097 gene encoding stonustoxin subunit beta-like; its protein translation is MDPSKELGYLRVGSVEDKDLTSEIKRHSCELTVDTKTVSRKLQLSNGNKTVTYVGGHNLHHFHRRGFHSPQLLCINGLTDRHYWEVKWSGDVYIAVSYSGISRKGITGNNEFGSNSQSWALVVKTCPSSVIARHDNTETPIVSHNRFNRVAVYVDYAAGILSFFSVSSDTLIHLHTFKTRFTDPLYPGFAVFPGSTVILP